Proteins encoded within one genomic window of Thalassophryne amazonica chromosome 23, fThaAma1.1, whole genome shotgun sequence:
- the LOC117504835 gene encoding gastrula zinc finger protein XlCGF57.1-like, with amino-acid sequence MGADQEDIKEEQEELWISQQGQQLHQLEEADITKLLFTAVTVKSENEDEQLESSQVPQSQSDEGTEAEPVASSSAVQRTLTAEAGGEDYWGPQPASNSGPYSRLHPDSSDKSSDSSETETDNHCEWKQTTDLYSGFKCQKNSNGSVSNRMWNITKKQFNFSQYSQASEHMSCSEQDTGMQASEKPFFCLECDKRFGQKSSLIRHMKIHTGEKPFGCSECSKRFGLKSHLVRHIRFHTREKPFECSECSKRFGQKGDLQTHMTMHTGEKPFTCFDCAKRFGQKSSLIRHARIHTGEKPFVCSDCGKRFGLKSHLVRHMKFHTREKPFACSECDKRFLLKGDLNTHVRMHTGQKPFTCSECDKRFGQKGSLIRHMRIHTGEKPFTCSECDKKCRDESNLIAHMRVHTGQKPFTCTECDKRFGQKSSLIRHIRIHTGEKPFACSECDKRCRDESNLMRHMRVHTRQKPFGSDLVVDFCSSNTGVGNDT; translated from the exons ATGGGcgctgaccaggaggacattaaagaggaacaagagGAACTCTGGATCAGTCAGCAGGGACAGCAGCTTCACCAGCTGGAGGAGGCTGACATCACTAAGCTCCTTTTCACTGCTGTCACTGTCAAGAGTGAAAATGAGGATGAACAACTGGAGTCATCACAGGTTCctcaaagccaaagtgatgagggcacagaggctgagcctgtagccagcagctcagcaGTACAGAGAACACTCACAGCAGAAGCTGGTGGAGAAGACTATTggggaccacaaccagccagcaattcTGGTCCATACAGTCGTTTACACCCAGATAGCAGTGACaaaagttcagacagttctgaaaCTGAGACTGACAACCACTGTGAATGGAAACAAACTACAGACCTTTATTCAG gttttaaatgtcagaaaaatAGCAATGGTTCTGTTAGTAATAGAATGTGGAACATCACTAAGAAACAGTTTAATTTCTctcagtatagccaagcaagtgaACACATGAGCTGTTCAGAGCAAGACACAGGCATGCAAGCAAGTGAAAAACCATTTTTCTGTTTGGAATGtgataaaagatttggacaaaagagcagttTGATTcgacacatgaaaattcatacaggagagaaaccatttggctgttcggaGTGCAGTAAAAGATTTGGGCTCAAGAGCCATCTGGTCAGACACATAAGATTTCATACAAGAGAGAAACCATTTGAATGTTCTGAGTgtagtaaaagatttggacagaagGGTGATCTGCAGACACACATGACAAtgcatacaggagaaaaaccatttaCTTGTTTTGATTGtgctaaaagatttggacaaaagagcagtcTGATTCGACAtgcgagaattcatacaggagagaaaccatttgtctgttctgattgtggtaaaagatttgggctCAAGAGCCATCTGGTGAGACACATGAAATTTCATACCAGAGAGAAACCGTTTGCCTGTTCTGAGTGTGATAAAAGATTTTTACTGAAGGGTGATCTGAACACACACGTTAGAATGCATACAGGTCAGAAACCATTTACCTGTTCTGAGTGtgataaaagatttggacaaaagggcagtcTGAttagacacatgagaattcatacaggagagaaaccatttaccTGTTCTGAATGTGATAAAAAATGTCGAGATGAGAGCAATCTGATTGCGCATATGAGAGTTCATACTGGTCAGAAACCATTTACCTGTACTGAGTGTGATAAAAGATTTGGGCAAAAGAGCAGTCTGATAAGACACATAagaattcacacaggagagaaaccgttTGCCTGTTCTGAATGTGATAAAAGATGTCGTGACGAGAGCAATCTGATGAGACACATGAGAGTTCACACACGGCAGAAACCATTTGGTTCTGATTTGGTTGTAGATTTTTGTAGCTCAAACACAGGAGTCGGGAATGACACATGA